Within the Platichthys flesus chromosome 16, fPlaFle2.1, whole genome shotgun sequence genome, the region TTTAGTTGTAATCATTTTCTCAACATTTCTGcacttttccttttctgttcaGCAGAGGCTCCCTCATCAGACGTCAAGCTGGCGACCGTAGCAGCCAAGAAAGGCAAGaaggccgaggaggaggagcagcctgCTGCACCTGCAGTAGCGGcaccagaagcagcagcagcagcagcaccaccaccagcagcagcagccgccgctCCGGCTGTggcagaaggagcagcagcagcagcagcagctgaggaggaagaggaggaggagtatgTGGTGGAGAAGGTTTTGGACCGCCGGGTAATGAAGGGCAGAGTGGAGTTTCTGTTGAAATGGAAGGGGTTCTCAGAGTGAGTACAAGTCTGTCTTAGCTAATAACGTTCACTTTAACTCATTAGGACATGATTTCTGTACTGGTTGGATGTTTTGGTCACAGGTGGAAGTTTTATAATCTAATATCGAGTTTTGCTTTAACAGTTAAGAATTTAGAATTTTAAAATTGAGTGAGGTTTTATCAAATCATCTACACTTTTTGTGTGTGCCTTTTCCAGCGAGGACAATACCTGGGAACCACAGGACAACTTGGACTGTCCTGACCTAATCGCAGAGTAcatgcagaaacacaaagagaaggaagagaaaaagaaagaaaccaaGAGAAAAGCTCCCACAGAGGCCACAGGAGACTCAGCAGAACGAGGgagtaagaagaagaaggaggaggtaaatgaaggggaggttgcCTCAGACTATCTCAGCAGCTAGccaaattacaaaaacattattattttcaactTATCAGCACACAGGGGCTTTAATGCACATTCTAGGAGCAGAGTCTCCTGCCagtctgtttttgtcttcttaagtcattcttgttttcttttacttcctATCTCCAGGGGGAGAAAGCCAGAGGTTTTGGTAGAGGTCTGCAGCCGGAGAGGATAATTGGAGCAACAGACTCAAGTGGAGAACTGATGTTCCTCATGAAGTGGTGGGTCTTCACTGTCAGTTTTACAAACAATGcaaatttaatgtaatttagaCCTCTGTCCAGTCTTAGTTATCAGGAAATGTAATATCCCCATCCTTGCATATGAAGTACTGAGGCTGATAATGTTATAAGAACTGAAGAATAAAATGCTGGTTAAAGCTCATCTTAAACCTATAGACTACTAATAAGAGTAGTCTATAGGGGtaatcatttttgttttcacactaAAGAGGTCACAAACCTGTCGATCAATACCGACAGGTACATTGAAAGCCTTCACTGTAGATCTCTGTAACGCTTTAAACAAACTGACTGTGGTTGTCTGTTGCTTACACGGGCAGCCTGTCCACTGCTGGTACCAGAGCTGCTAGTATGTTAATTGCATTTCCTTGAATACAAGTTGAATTATAGGACTAAAGGCCAGGACTCTACAGTAGGAATACGTGCGTATTCTTTTCTTGCGATAACAATCAAAGCCATGTTAGAACAAATGAATAGATTCAGAAATTAAACGCTGAGGTGGTTTTATTTGAAAGGGGTTGGGGAAGTGTTGAAAATGCATACGTTTGTTAGAGACTGATAAACATTGGGTTTCAcatagggctgggcgatatggccttaaaacaaatatgatatttttaagctatatcACGATACacgatatatgtatatattcgTCATTTTCATCTATCCGGGGTAAAAGCAGATTGGCATAGGTAAAATTAAGTTCCTCAGTCCCATGATTGCGCTTTAGGGGCAATCTATAAATGACAACAAAAGGGTGAACAACCAAAGGAAAAAGGGTTGTGGGTGCTCTTAAATCAAAGAAATTCATAAAGTTAAAAGAACATCCCCAACTTATAAATTCAAAACCGTCTCATCATCCTGTCTCTGCACAAAACAATCAAAAATGGAACCTCACCCTGAACTTGTAATAAGAGATAAACAATGCAGACTTGGACAGTGTGTACACAATGCAGCTGTACAATATTTCTGTGTAAGTGGCAGGAGATTTTTCCTCCTGTTGACTACAAGAGAGAATGTTGTCTGTCGTTTGTTCCTGAACTGGCCTCACCGGCCCCTGTCAATCAAGTTAATACTCAAGAATAACTTGCTGCAGTCTTTGGTAATAAGCATAAGGTCTGCTCATAGTGTTAAAGTGGTAAGAGTGTTGACAGTGGTTGTTGGATGTTCTGGACTAAATTATCTActtttgagttgtttttgtcttatgGATTTTATGTCCATGAGAAAGGGGATACTATTAGAAACACCATGACAACACCACTGTATGTCATCAGTGGTCAGACATATACATTGAATATAACATAACATGGGATATGTGATAACGTTGTTGAATGCTGCGATGACTATATGACCTAGgtcagcggtcggcaacctgcggctcttcagcacctctgcagtggctccctgtacagtgcatgttgcgcatatttttcgcgaacggtgaacttaacgaatcagttctttcatatgatgaacgtgagtgaacgttcattttttaaataatcattgtATCAgaccctcatgaaataccaggagcgggtgattgtgtgtatgtgtgtgtacgcgctcccagatagccgacacacacacagagcctgggctccgcccccgccctgagccccgctcactcgctcagagagacacattgagagtgactgaccggctgcttcttaacagtggaaacagtgaaaacaacgagtttctctggtctcagctgatcagagatcagcgcctaagcttcttgatcagagcagaagctgcaggtggtttgtaccgatctgcagtttctgtgtcggcctccagtctgacctgctctcacgttttgttttaatatttcagcaactaaaatatgcgtcacatcctattacgtcccggcgctcttccctgcaggtcgctaatctatagttccgacccccggcctcggtaaactaatcatggataaatcccagcaaagaaaagtctgggagggaaatagagtttaattctgcgtggacagattactttgctttcactgccaccaatgctgtcttacatgtatgtttgatatgtggcgaggaattagcaaacaataagaaacgtaatgtaagatatttccagagcaagcacacagcatttgctgaaaagtaccaagctgttctccaattcataagagtttggtggtTTTGTAACAGGAAAAAATAgaagttaaatgtcaacagttttatttattgtcgttctattatttaataaatgcaacaaactatagtttttatatatattgtataactatatatatgactatatatatatatatatatatatatatatttgataacctgtgttatcaaatatgttgtgcggctccagtcagatttaatttgggggaagagggggcgaaatggctctttcgaaagtaaaggttgcctacccctgacCTAGGTTGTTAAAGTTGACATGTTATATTCTTGGTCCTTACAATAATCCAAATAATATACAGCTTAATGCTATAAAATGCAGCCCTCTGTTTTTGCTAACCCATTTTTTTTACTACAGAAGTCTGGTGCCACTGACTAATATAGGGTGTCTTGCAGTATCGAAACAAAACTATTGCTGACGTAACAACAAAAATTCCTGCATTTAATTTATTACTACTCAATTTATTCCTACTTATTTCCCTCGAATGGCCAGATATATTGTCATGCAAAGATTGAATGCATTAGAATCAGAGTtattttattggccaagtatattttcacataaagGAAATTTACTTGGTGTTGTTGGTGCATCGGACATAAaaacaactatatatatatatatatatatacacatatacacatgtgtgtgtagaaaGAACAATAAGTTATTGGGCACATGCGGTATTAAGGCCTCATGGAACACTTTCTTTCGCATTTCAAACAGTTTTGTGCTTTACATATGTTAATATCGCGATGACTGcaaatttaatatatatatgtatatattatgcAGGTTCTAGCATCCCTGTTCCCCTAATAGGGGAAAGTATATAAAAATACCCTACATGTCATAGCTTTTGGATGAAAGTTTCTGTCACTTCACTCACTctcttaacatttttttttctcctctgcttttatatttttctttcaaattataAATACAGGAAAAATTCAGATGAGGCGGACCTCGTCCCAGCCAAGGAGGCCAATGTCAAATGTCCCCAGGTGGTCATCTCTTTCTACGAGGAGCGCCTCACCTGGCACTCTTACcccacggaggaggaggagaagaaagacgaGGAGAAAAAAGACTAGATGAGTAGAGGTGGAGTTTTAGGGCAGAAAACCAACTTCAACTATGTGCTGGTGAACTGTTGTCCAAGTTAGTAGACTCTTGCAGCCACTTTGGCAGagaagtgataaaaaaaaaaaaaaataatcccaaaTCATTGGGATTGAACTGCCAATGtagctgagagagagaagaagtgtGTTTTCTTGCCCTGGAAGGAGACAGCCCTGCTTTCCTCAAAAGATGCTCCCACTTGTTTGTCAACTGAACACGTAGGAAACACTTTAAAGAGGTATGTTGACGCTTAAGTTCCTCTACTTCGCTTTACTTCCCTCACCAAGAACATGTCACTTAATTTGAGTCGGTGCCTTTGTTCTGCTAGTATTTTTCATTATCGTCACAAACTATAAGATTGAATCCTGTGAAATTATTAAAAGTGTTTGTCTCTTACATTTAGTGACAAGTGCTTGGTGTTGGAAATAATAGGGATACAGAACAGGCTGTCAAGTTACCCATTTAATACATGTATTCATGTGAGAAGCAAACAGAGAGTTACCGGTTCTCTTTTAGATGTCCTGTATTAGATAAAAGGGGGAAAGTGAATTGTGGTGGTTTGGTGAGAACAAACTTTGCTCCCTGTTTTGACTGAATACACAGGCGAAAACTTCTTTTGAATGGGAAAGAAGTGAGGTATTATGGAGGAGTTAAAGAATGGACAGAAACCTTTCTCACAGTATCCGTTCTCTTTGTGCCACCCAAGTTCTCATTATCCCGGTTTCACATTTGAAACTCCACACATCAAAGGACTGTAAATTTCAGACTAGCTAGACACAATCGTTACGTGAACAGACCAGTTGTTGGCTTTAGCCTTTGCGCGTCCCACCAGTCAATTGTGCAACCAACCAGCCAGTGTTCAGATGTCCTGCGTTTTCGTGCTTAGCTtatatttctatttgtttttaataccTGACAGCTTTTTTCGTTATTGTAGCCATG harbors:
- the cbx1a gene encoding chromobox protein homolog 1a — encoded protein: MAAPVLFVGASEAPSSDVKLATVAAKKGKKAEEEEQPAAPAVAAPEAAAAAAPPPAAAAAAPAVAEGAAAAAAAEEEEEEEYVVEKVLDRRVMKGRVEFLLKWKGFSDEDNTWEPQDNLDCPDLIAEYMQKHKEKEEKKKETKRKAPTEATGDSAERGSKKKKEEGEKARGFGRGLQPERIIGATDSSGELMFLMKWKNSDEADLVPAKEANVKCPQVVISFYEERLTWHSYPTEEEEKKDEEKKD